In one Macaca fascicularis isolate 582-1 chromosome 6, T2T-MFA8v1.1 genomic region, the following are encoded:
- the TSPAN17 gene encoding tetraspanin-17 isoform X6, with translation MPGKHQHFQEPEVGCCGKYFLFGFNIVFWFSVFLGLIFFLELATGILAFVFKDWIRDQLNLFINNNVKAYRDDIDLQNLIDFAQEYWSCCGARGPNDWNLNIYFNCTDLNPSRERCGVPFSCCVRDPAEDVLNTQCGYDVRLKLVRGELEQQGFIHTKGCVGQFEKWLQDNLIVVAGVFVGIALLQIFGICLAQNLVSDIKAVKANWSKWNDDFENHWLTPTVSEVLSTAGPQQNSVIGAPGLAPPSRHAFFGLGGLYPEPTFKNW, from the exons ATGCCCGGCAAGCACCAGCATTTCCAGGAACCCGAGGTCGGCTGCTGCGGGAAATACTTCCTGTTTGGCTTCAACATTGTCTTCTGG TTCTCCGTGTTCCTCGGCCTCATCTTCTTCCTGGAGCTGGCAACAGGGATCCTGGCCTTTGTCTTCAAGGACTGGATTCGAGACCAGCTCAACCTCTTCATCAACAACAACGTCAAGGCCTACCGGGACGACATTGACCTCCAGAACCTCATTGACTTTGCTCAGGAATAC tGGTCTTGCTGCGGAGCCCGAGGCCCCAACGACTGGAACCTCAATATCTACTTCAACTGCACTGACTTGAACCCCAGCCGGGAGCGCTGCGGGGTGCCCTTCTCCTGCTGCGTCAGGGACCCTGCG GAGGATGTCCTCAATACCCAGTGTGGCTATGACGTCCGGCTCAAACTGGTGAGAGGG GAACTGGAGCAGCAGGGCTTCATCCACACCAAAGGCTGCGTGGGCCAGTTTGAGAAGTGGCTGCAGGACAACCTGATTGTGGTGGCGGGAGTCTTCGTGGGCATCGCCCTCCTCCAG ATCTTTGGCATCTGCCTGGCCCAGAACCTCGTGAGTGACATCAAGGCAGTGAAAGCCAACTG GAGCAAATGGAATGAtgactttgaaaaccactggcttacACCCACCGTTTCCGAGGTCCTGTCCACGGCGGGGCCTCAGCAGAACTCTGTGATTGGGGCCCCTGGCCTGGCCCCACCCAGCCGACATGCTTTCTTTGGCCTGGGTGGTTTATACCCTGAGCCAACCTTTAAAAATTGGTAG
- the TSPAN17 gene encoding tetraspanin-17 isoform X7: MPGKHQHFQEPEVGCCGKYFLFGFNIVFWFSVFLGLIFFLELATGILAFVFKDWIRDQLNLFINNNVKAYRDDIDLQNLIDFAQEYWSCCGARGPNDWNLNIYFNCTDLNPSRERCGVPFSCCVRDPAEDVLNTQCGYDVRLKLELEQQGFIHTKGCVGQFEKWLQDNLIVVAGVFVGIALLQIFGICLAQNLVSDIKAVKANWSKWNDDFENHWLTPTVSEVLSTAGPQQNSVIGAPGLAPPSRHAFFGLGGLYPEPTFKNW, translated from the exons ATGCCCGGCAAGCACCAGCATTTCCAGGAACCCGAGGTCGGCTGCTGCGGGAAATACTTCCTGTTTGGCTTCAACATTGTCTTCTGG TTCTCCGTGTTCCTCGGCCTCATCTTCTTCCTGGAGCTGGCAACAGGGATCCTGGCCTTTGTCTTCAAGGACTGGATTCGAGACCAGCTCAACCTCTTCATCAACAACAACGTCAAGGCCTACCGGGACGACATTGACCTCCAGAACCTCATTGACTTTGCTCAGGAATAC tGGTCTTGCTGCGGAGCCCGAGGCCCCAACGACTGGAACCTCAATATCTACTTCAACTGCACTGACTTGAACCCCAGCCGGGAGCGCTGCGGGGTGCCCTTCTCCTGCTGCGTCAGGGACCCTGCG GAGGATGTCCTCAATACCCAGTGTGGCTATGACGTCCGGCTCAAACTG GAACTGGAGCAGCAGGGCTTCATCCACACCAAAGGCTGCGTGGGCCAGTTTGAGAAGTGGCTGCAGGACAACCTGATTGTGGTGGCGGGAGTCTTCGTGGGCATCGCCCTCCTCCAG ATCTTTGGCATCTGCCTGGCCCAGAACCTCGTGAGTGACATCAAGGCAGTGAAAGCCAACTG GAGCAAATGGAATGAtgactttgaaaaccactggcttacACCCACCGTTTCCGAGGTCCTGTCCACGGCGGGGCCTCAGCAGAACTCTGTGATTGGGGCCCCTGGCCTGGCCCCACCCAGCCGACATGCTTTCTTTGGCCTGGGTGGTTTATACCCTGAGCCAACCTTTAAAAATTGGTAG
- the TSPAN17 gene encoding tetraspanin-17 isoform X2 — protein MPGKHQHFQEPEVGCCGKYFLFGFNIVFWVLGALFLAIGLWAWGEKGVLSNISALTDLGGLDPVWLFVVVGGVMSVLGFAGCIGALRENTFLLKFFSVFLGLIFFLELATGILAFVFKDWIRDQLNLFINNNVKAYRDDIDLQNLIDFAQEYWSCCGARGPNDWNLNIYFNCTDLNPSRERCGVPFSCCVRDPAEDVLNTQCGYDVRLKLVRGELEQQGFIHTKGCVGQFEKWLQDNLIVVAGVFVGIALLQIFGICLAQNLVSDIKAVKANWSKWNDDFENHWLTPTVSEVLSTAGPQQNSVIGAPGLAPPSRHAFFGLGGLYPEPTFKNW, from the exons ATGCCCGGCAAGCACCAGCATTTCCAGGAACCCGAGGTCGGCTGCTGCGGGAAATACTTCCTGTTTGGCTTCAACATTGTCTTCTGG GTACTGGGAGCCCTGTTCCTGGCTATCGGCCTCTGGGCCTGGGGTGAGAAG GGTGTACTCTCCAACATCTCAGCGCTGACAGATCTGGGAGGCCTTGACCCCGTGTGGCTGTTTGTGGTAGTTGGCGGCGTCATGTCGGTGCTGGGCTTTGCTGGGTGCATCGGGGCCCTCCGGGAGAACACCTTCCTGCTCAAGTTT TTCTCCGTGTTCCTCGGCCTCATCTTCTTCCTGGAGCTGGCAACAGGGATCCTGGCCTTTGTCTTCAAGGACTGGATTCGAGACCAGCTCAACCTCTTCATCAACAACAACGTCAAGGCCTACCGGGACGACATTGACCTCCAGAACCTCATTGACTTTGCTCAGGAATAC tGGTCTTGCTGCGGAGCCCGAGGCCCCAACGACTGGAACCTCAATATCTACTTCAACTGCACTGACTTGAACCCCAGCCGGGAGCGCTGCGGGGTGCCCTTCTCCTGCTGCGTCAGGGACCCTGCG GAGGATGTCCTCAATACCCAGTGTGGCTATGACGTCCGGCTCAAACTGGTGAGAGGG GAACTGGAGCAGCAGGGCTTCATCCACACCAAAGGCTGCGTGGGCCAGTTTGAGAAGTGGCTGCAGGACAACCTGATTGTGGTGGCGGGAGTCTTCGTGGGCATCGCCCTCCTCCAG ATCTTTGGCATCTGCCTGGCCCAGAACCTCGTGAGTGACATCAAGGCAGTGAAAGCCAACTG GAGCAAATGGAATGAtgactttgaaaaccactggcttacACCCACCGTTTCCGAGGTCCTGTCCACGGCGGGGCCTCAGCAGAACTCTGTGATTGGGGCCCCTGGCCTGGCCCCACCCAGCCGACATGCTTTCTTTGGCCTGGGTGGTTTATACCCTGAGCCAACCTTTAAAAATTGGTAG
- the TSPAN17 gene encoding tetraspanin-17 isoform X1: MPGKHQHFQEPEVGCCGKYFLFGFNIVFWVLGALFLAIGLWAWGEKGVLSNISALTDLGGLDPVWLFVVVGGVMSVLGFAGCIGALRENTFLLKFFSVFLGLIFFLELATGILAFVFKDWIRDQLNLFINNNVKAYRDDIDLQNLIDFAQEYWSCCGARGPNDWNLNIYFNCTDLNPSRERCGVPFSCCVRDPAEDVLNTQCGYDVRLKLELEQQGFIHTKGCVGQFEKWLQDNLIVVAGVFVGIALLQVRLWPHVPLPLPGLPLLSPHLSSVLQIFGICLAQNLVSDIKAVKANWSKWNDDFENHWLTPTVSEVLSTAGPQQNSVIGAPGLAPPSRHAFFGLGGLYPEPTFKNW; encoded by the exons ATGCCCGGCAAGCACCAGCATTTCCAGGAACCCGAGGTCGGCTGCTGCGGGAAATACTTCCTGTTTGGCTTCAACATTGTCTTCTGG GTACTGGGAGCCCTGTTCCTGGCTATCGGCCTCTGGGCCTGGGGTGAGAAG GGTGTACTCTCCAACATCTCAGCGCTGACAGATCTGGGAGGCCTTGACCCCGTGTGGCTGTTTGTGGTAGTTGGCGGCGTCATGTCGGTGCTGGGCTTTGCTGGGTGCATCGGGGCCCTCCGGGAGAACACCTTCCTGCTCAAGTTT TTCTCCGTGTTCCTCGGCCTCATCTTCTTCCTGGAGCTGGCAACAGGGATCCTGGCCTTTGTCTTCAAGGACTGGATTCGAGACCAGCTCAACCTCTTCATCAACAACAACGTCAAGGCCTACCGGGACGACATTGACCTCCAGAACCTCATTGACTTTGCTCAGGAATAC tGGTCTTGCTGCGGAGCCCGAGGCCCCAACGACTGGAACCTCAATATCTACTTCAACTGCACTGACTTGAACCCCAGCCGGGAGCGCTGCGGGGTGCCCTTCTCCTGCTGCGTCAGGGACCCTGCG GAGGATGTCCTCAATACCCAGTGTGGCTATGACGTCCGGCTCAAACTG GAACTGGAGCAGCAGGGCTTCATCCACACCAAAGGCTGCGTGGGCCAGTTTGAGAAGTGGCTGCAGGACAACCTGATTGTGGTGGCGGGAGTCTTCGTGGGCATCGCCCTCCTCCAGGTACGCTTGTGGCCACACGTGCCCCTCCCCTTGCCGGGGCTGCCCTTGCTCTCCCCTCACCTGTCCTCTGTCTTACAGATCTTTGGCATCTGCCTGGCCCAGAACCTCGTGAGTGACATCAAGGCAGTGAAAGCCAACTG GAGCAAATGGAATGAtgactttgaaaaccactggcttacACCCACCGTTTCCGAGGTCCTGTCCACGGCGGGGCCTCAGCAGAACTCTGTGATTGGGGCCCCTGGCCTGGCCCCACCCAGCCGACATGCTTTCTTTGGCCTGGGTGGTTTATACCCTGAGCCAACCTTTAAAAATTGGTAG
- the TSPAN17 gene encoding tetraspanin-17 isoform X5 yields MPGKHQHFQEPEVGCCGKYFLFGFNIVFWVLGALFLAIGLWAWGEKGVLSNISALTDLGGLDPVWLFVVVGGVMSVLGFAGCIGALRENTFLLKFWSCCGARGPNDWNLNIYFNCTDLNPSRERCGVPFSCCVRDPAEDVLNTQCGYDVRLKLELEQQGFIHTKGCVGQFEKWLQDNLIVVAGVFVGIALLQIFGICLAQNLVSDIKAVKANWSKWNDDFENHWLTPTVSEVLSTAGPQQNSVIGAPGLAPPSRHAFFGLGGLYPEPTFKNW; encoded by the exons ATGCCCGGCAAGCACCAGCATTTCCAGGAACCCGAGGTCGGCTGCTGCGGGAAATACTTCCTGTTTGGCTTCAACATTGTCTTCTGG GTACTGGGAGCCCTGTTCCTGGCTATCGGCCTCTGGGCCTGGGGTGAGAAG GGTGTACTCTCCAACATCTCAGCGCTGACAGATCTGGGAGGCCTTGACCCCGTGTGGCTGTTTGTGGTAGTTGGCGGCGTCATGTCGGTGCTGGGCTTTGCTGGGTGCATCGGGGCCCTCCGGGAGAACACCTTCCTGCTCAAGTTT tGGTCTTGCTGCGGAGCCCGAGGCCCCAACGACTGGAACCTCAATATCTACTTCAACTGCACTGACTTGAACCCCAGCCGGGAGCGCTGCGGGGTGCCCTTCTCCTGCTGCGTCAGGGACCCTGCG GAGGATGTCCTCAATACCCAGTGTGGCTATGACGTCCGGCTCAAACTG GAACTGGAGCAGCAGGGCTTCATCCACACCAAAGGCTGCGTGGGCCAGTTTGAGAAGTGGCTGCAGGACAACCTGATTGTGGTGGCGGGAGTCTTCGTGGGCATCGCCCTCCTCCAG ATCTTTGGCATCTGCCTGGCCCAGAACCTCGTGAGTGACATCAAGGCAGTGAAAGCCAACTG GAGCAAATGGAATGAtgactttgaaaaccactggcttacACCCACCGTTTCCGAGGTCCTGTCCACGGCGGGGCCTCAGCAGAACTCTGTGATTGGGGCCCCTGGCCTGGCCCCACCCAGCCGACATGCTTTCTTTGGCCTGGGTGGTTTATACCCTGAGCCAACCTTTAAAAATTGGTAG
- the TSPAN17 gene encoding tetraspanin-17 isoform X4, translating into MPGKHQHFQEPEVGCCGKYFLFGFNIVFWVLGALFLAIGLWAWGEKGVLSNISALTDLGGLDPVWLFVVVGGVMSVLGFAGCIGALRENTFLLKFWSCCGARGPNDWNLNIYFNCTDLNPSRERCGVPFSCCVRDPAEDVLNTQCGYDVRLKLVRGELEQQGFIHTKGCVGQFEKWLQDNLIVVAGVFVGIALLQIFGICLAQNLVSDIKAVKANWSKWNDDFENHWLTPTVSEVLSTAGPQQNSVIGAPGLAPPSRHAFFGLGGLYPEPTFKNW; encoded by the exons ATGCCCGGCAAGCACCAGCATTTCCAGGAACCCGAGGTCGGCTGCTGCGGGAAATACTTCCTGTTTGGCTTCAACATTGTCTTCTGG GTACTGGGAGCCCTGTTCCTGGCTATCGGCCTCTGGGCCTGGGGTGAGAAG GGTGTACTCTCCAACATCTCAGCGCTGACAGATCTGGGAGGCCTTGACCCCGTGTGGCTGTTTGTGGTAGTTGGCGGCGTCATGTCGGTGCTGGGCTTTGCTGGGTGCATCGGGGCCCTCCGGGAGAACACCTTCCTGCTCAAGTTT tGGTCTTGCTGCGGAGCCCGAGGCCCCAACGACTGGAACCTCAATATCTACTTCAACTGCACTGACTTGAACCCCAGCCGGGAGCGCTGCGGGGTGCCCTTCTCCTGCTGCGTCAGGGACCCTGCG GAGGATGTCCTCAATACCCAGTGTGGCTATGACGTCCGGCTCAAACTGGTGAGAGGG GAACTGGAGCAGCAGGGCTTCATCCACACCAAAGGCTGCGTGGGCCAGTTTGAGAAGTGGCTGCAGGACAACCTGATTGTGGTGGCGGGAGTCTTCGTGGGCATCGCCCTCCTCCAG ATCTTTGGCATCTGCCTGGCCCAGAACCTCGTGAGTGACATCAAGGCAGTGAAAGCCAACTG GAGCAAATGGAATGAtgactttgaaaaccactggcttacACCCACCGTTTCCGAGGTCCTGTCCACGGCGGGGCCTCAGCAGAACTCTGTGATTGGGGCCCCTGGCCTGGCCCCACCCAGCCGACATGCTTTCTTTGGCCTGGGTGGTTTATACCCTGAGCCAACCTTTAAAAATTGGTAG
- the TSPAN17 gene encoding tetraspanin-17 isoform X3, whose protein sequence is MPGKHQHFQEPEVGCCGKYFLFGFNIVFWVLGALFLAIGLWAWGEKGVLSNISALTDLGGLDPVWLFVVVGGVMSVLGFAGCIGALRENTFLLKFFSVFLGLIFFLELATGILAFVFKDWIRDQLNLFINNNVKAYRDDIDLQNLIDFAQEYWSCCGARGPNDWNLNIYFNCTDLNPSRERCGVPFSCCVRDPAEDVLNTQCGYDVRLKLELEQQGFIHTKGCVGQFEKWLQDNLIVVAGVFVGIALLQIFGICLAQNLVSDIKAVKANWSKWNDDFENHWLTPTVSEVLSTAGPQQNSVIGAPGLAPPSRHAFFGLGGLYPEPTFKNW, encoded by the exons ATGCCCGGCAAGCACCAGCATTTCCAGGAACCCGAGGTCGGCTGCTGCGGGAAATACTTCCTGTTTGGCTTCAACATTGTCTTCTGG GTACTGGGAGCCCTGTTCCTGGCTATCGGCCTCTGGGCCTGGGGTGAGAAG GGTGTACTCTCCAACATCTCAGCGCTGACAGATCTGGGAGGCCTTGACCCCGTGTGGCTGTTTGTGGTAGTTGGCGGCGTCATGTCGGTGCTGGGCTTTGCTGGGTGCATCGGGGCCCTCCGGGAGAACACCTTCCTGCTCAAGTTT TTCTCCGTGTTCCTCGGCCTCATCTTCTTCCTGGAGCTGGCAACAGGGATCCTGGCCTTTGTCTTCAAGGACTGGATTCGAGACCAGCTCAACCTCTTCATCAACAACAACGTCAAGGCCTACCGGGACGACATTGACCTCCAGAACCTCATTGACTTTGCTCAGGAATAC tGGTCTTGCTGCGGAGCCCGAGGCCCCAACGACTGGAACCTCAATATCTACTTCAACTGCACTGACTTGAACCCCAGCCGGGAGCGCTGCGGGGTGCCCTTCTCCTGCTGCGTCAGGGACCCTGCG GAGGATGTCCTCAATACCCAGTGTGGCTATGACGTCCGGCTCAAACTG GAACTGGAGCAGCAGGGCTTCATCCACACCAAAGGCTGCGTGGGCCAGTTTGAGAAGTGGCTGCAGGACAACCTGATTGTGGTGGCGGGAGTCTTCGTGGGCATCGCCCTCCTCCAG ATCTTTGGCATCTGCCTGGCCCAGAACCTCGTGAGTGACATCAAGGCAGTGAAAGCCAACTG GAGCAAATGGAATGAtgactttgaaaaccactggcttacACCCACCGTTTCCGAGGTCCTGTCCACGGCGGGGCCTCAGCAGAACTCTGTGATTGGGGCCCCTGGCCTGGCCCCACCCAGCCGACATGCTTTCTTTGGCCTGGGTGGTTTATACCCTGAGCCAACCTTTAAAAATTGGTAG
- the TSPAN17 gene encoding tetraspanin-17 isoform X8, with product MSVLGFAGCIGALRENTFLLKFFSVFLGLIFFLELATGILAFVFKDWIRDQLNLFINNNVKAYRDDIDLQNLIDFAQEYWSCCGARGPNDWNLNIYFNCTDLNPSRERCGVPFSCCVRDPAEDVLNTQCGYDVRLKLVRGELEQQGFIHTKGCVGQFEKWLQDNLIVVAGVFVGIALLQIFGICLAQNLVSDIKAVKANWSKWNDDFENHWLTPTVSEVLSTAGPQQNSVIGAPGLAPPSRHAFFGLGGLYPEPTFKNW from the exons ATGTCGGTGCTGGGCTTTGCTGGGTGCATCGGGGCCCTCCGGGAGAACACCTTCCTGCTCAAGTTT TTCTCCGTGTTCCTCGGCCTCATCTTCTTCCTGGAGCTGGCAACAGGGATCCTGGCCTTTGTCTTCAAGGACTGGATTCGAGACCAGCTCAACCTCTTCATCAACAACAACGTCAAGGCCTACCGGGACGACATTGACCTCCAGAACCTCATTGACTTTGCTCAGGAATAC tGGTCTTGCTGCGGAGCCCGAGGCCCCAACGACTGGAACCTCAATATCTACTTCAACTGCACTGACTTGAACCCCAGCCGGGAGCGCTGCGGGGTGCCCTTCTCCTGCTGCGTCAGGGACCCTGCG GAGGATGTCCTCAATACCCAGTGTGGCTATGACGTCCGGCTCAAACTGGTGAGAGGG GAACTGGAGCAGCAGGGCTTCATCCACACCAAAGGCTGCGTGGGCCAGTTTGAGAAGTGGCTGCAGGACAACCTGATTGTGGTGGCGGGAGTCTTCGTGGGCATCGCCCTCCTCCAG ATCTTTGGCATCTGCCTGGCCCAGAACCTCGTGAGTGACATCAAGGCAGTGAAAGCCAACTG GAGCAAATGGAATGAtgactttgaaaaccactggcttacACCCACCGTTTCCGAGGTCCTGTCCACGGCGGGGCCTCAGCAGAACTCTGTGATTGGGGCCCCTGGCCTGGCCCCACCCAGCCGACATGCTTTCTTTGGCCTGGGTGGTTTATACCCTGAGCCAACCTTTAAAAATTGGTAG
- the TSPAN17 gene encoding tetraspanin-17 isoform X9: MSVLGFAGCIGALRENTFLLKFFSVFLGLIFFLELATGILAFVFKDWIRDQLNLFINNNVKAYRDDIDLQNLIDFAQEYWSCCGARGPNDWNLNIYFNCTDLNPSRERCGVPFSCCVRDPAEDVLNTQCGYDVRLKLELEQQGFIHTKGCVGQFEKWLQDNLIVVAGVFVGIALLQIFGICLAQNLVSDIKAVKANWSKWNDDFENHWLTPTVSEVLSTAGPQQNSVIGAPGLAPPSRHAFFGLGGLYPEPTFKNW; this comes from the exons ATGTCGGTGCTGGGCTTTGCTGGGTGCATCGGGGCCCTCCGGGAGAACACCTTCCTGCTCAAGTTT TTCTCCGTGTTCCTCGGCCTCATCTTCTTCCTGGAGCTGGCAACAGGGATCCTGGCCTTTGTCTTCAAGGACTGGATTCGAGACCAGCTCAACCTCTTCATCAACAACAACGTCAAGGCCTACCGGGACGACATTGACCTCCAGAACCTCATTGACTTTGCTCAGGAATAC tGGTCTTGCTGCGGAGCCCGAGGCCCCAACGACTGGAACCTCAATATCTACTTCAACTGCACTGACTTGAACCCCAGCCGGGAGCGCTGCGGGGTGCCCTTCTCCTGCTGCGTCAGGGACCCTGCG GAGGATGTCCTCAATACCCAGTGTGGCTATGACGTCCGGCTCAAACTG GAACTGGAGCAGCAGGGCTTCATCCACACCAAAGGCTGCGTGGGCCAGTTTGAGAAGTGGCTGCAGGACAACCTGATTGTGGTGGCGGGAGTCTTCGTGGGCATCGCCCTCCTCCAG ATCTTTGGCATCTGCCTGGCCCAGAACCTCGTGAGTGACATCAAGGCAGTGAAAGCCAACTG GAGCAAATGGAATGAtgactttgaaaaccactggcttacACCCACCGTTTCCGAGGTCCTGTCCACGGCGGGGCCTCAGCAGAACTCTGTGATTGGGGCCCCTGGCCTGGCCCCACCCAGCCGACATGCTTTCTTTGGCCTGGGTGGTTTATACCCTGAGCCAACCTTTAAAAATTGGTAG